A single genomic interval of Microbacterium oleivorans harbors:
- a CDS encoding amino-acid N-acetyltransferase, which translates to MLEPWVQRRILLGKDLVVLFESVQEFVVAEADGELVGCGALHVMWEDLGEVRTLIVVDEWLHRGVGGAIVDRLEAGARELGLSRLFCLTFEVDFFARRGFDVIGEQVVDADVYSQLLRSPDEGIAEFLDLAHVKPNTLGNTRMLKRL; encoded by the coding sequence ATGCTCGAGCCGTGGGTGCAGCGGCGGATCCTGCTCGGCAAGGACCTGGTCGTGCTGTTCGAGTCGGTGCAGGAGTTCGTCGTGGCCGAGGCCGACGGCGAACTGGTGGGATGCGGTGCCCTGCACGTCATGTGGGAGGACCTGGGCGAGGTGCGCACCCTCATCGTGGTCGACGAGTGGCTGCACCGGGGCGTCGGCGGCGCGATCGTCGACCGCCTCGAGGCGGGCGCCCGCGAGCTCGGCCTGTCGCGCCTGTTCTGCCTCACGTTCGAGGTCGACTTCTTCGCCCGGCGCGGCTTCGACGTCATCGGCGAGCAGGTCGTCGACGCCGACGTCTACTCGCAGCTGCTGCGCAGCCCCGACGAAGGCATCGCGGAGTTCCTCGATCTCGCGCACGTCAAGCCCAACACCCTGGGCAACACCCGCATGCTCAAGCGCCTCTAG
- a CDS encoding amino acid permease: MSDSSSAAQKVAGATYTRAGDGYFEKRTLKRSAGVWGLWGLAVAAVISGDFSGWNFGVDFAGFGGMLIAFAVLVLMYYGLTFSIGEMAAAMPHTGGAYSFSRSAMGPWGGLATGLAETIEYVATTAVVVYFSGSYADQALELLTGVSLPGWVWWIILYALFIGLNAAGAAISFGFAIVVSIISIGIIVVFGVMALASGAFDWSSLWNMAPNPDAVGSSPFLPEGVGAILFALPFAMWFFLGIEELPLAAEESHHPARDIPRAGLWARGTLIVTGLIVLFLNTGVLGAEATGGSVEPLLDGFKAFLPPQAAAILALLALIGLLASLMGIMFAYGRNMYSLSRAGYYPRWLSLTGKSKTPWVALVVGAVIGFLALVIVQAAGGDASPAGAIVLNIAVWGAVLAYFLQMVSFIVLRREFPHAERPYRSPWGLFGAYSAAVIAAIVFVGLLLNPTFFLAIVAIIVVYAVIFLGFALYGRKRLILSPEEEYALSGGLHRDPQREGYDTLESEVFGHDPRA; this comes from the coding sequence ATGTCCGATTCGAGCAGTGCCGCGCAGAAAGTCGCCGGCGCCACTTACACCCGGGCCGGGGACGGCTACTTCGAGAAGCGCACGCTCAAGCGATCGGCCGGAGTGTGGGGACTCTGGGGCCTCGCGGTCGCGGCGGTCATCTCGGGGGACTTCTCGGGATGGAACTTCGGCGTCGACTTCGCCGGATTCGGCGGCATGCTGATCGCCTTCGCGGTGCTCGTGCTGATGTACTACGGCCTGACCTTCTCGATCGGCGAGATGGCCGCGGCCATGCCCCACACCGGTGGGGCCTACTCGTTCTCACGCTCGGCGATGGGCCCCTGGGGCGGACTCGCCACGGGGCTGGCCGAGACGATCGAGTACGTCGCGACCACCGCGGTCGTCGTGTACTTTTCGGGCTCGTACGCCGACCAGGCCCTCGAGCTGCTGACGGGCGTGAGCCTTCCGGGATGGGTGTGGTGGATCATCCTCTACGCCCTCTTCATCGGCCTCAACGCCGCCGGCGCCGCCATCTCGTTCGGCTTCGCGATCGTGGTCTCGATCATCTCCATCGGCATCATCGTCGTCTTCGGCGTCATGGCCCTCGCGTCGGGCGCGTTCGACTGGAGCTCGCTGTGGAACATGGCGCCGAACCCGGATGCCGTCGGGTCCTCGCCCTTCCTTCCCGAGGGCGTCGGGGCGATCCTGTTCGCCCTCCCCTTCGCGATGTGGTTCTTCCTCGGCATCGAGGAGCTGCCGCTGGCCGCGGAGGAGTCGCACCACCCCGCGCGCGACATCCCCCGAGCCGGTCTCTGGGCGCGCGGCACGCTCATCGTCACCGGTCTGATCGTCCTGTTCCTCAACACCGGCGTCCTCGGCGCCGAGGCCACCGGCGGCTCGGTCGAGCCGCTCCTCGACGGCTTCAAGGCGTTCCTCCCGCCCCAGGCGGCCGCCATCCTGGCCCTCCTCGCGCTGATCGGACTGCTCGCCTCGCTGATGGGCATCATGTTCGCCTACGGACGCAACATGTACTCGCTCTCGCGCGCGGGCTACTACCCGCGGTGGCTGTCGCTGACCGGCAAGAGCAAGACTCCGTGGGTCGCCCTCGTCGTCGGCGCCGTGATCGGCTTCCTCGCGCTCGTCATCGTGCAGGCGGCCGGCGGCGACGCGAGCCCGGCCGGCGCGATCGTGCTGAACATCGCCGTGTGGGGGGCCGTGCTCGCGTACTTCCTGCAGATGGTGTCGTTCATCGTCCTGCGGCGGGAGTTCCCCCACGCCGAGCGGCCGTACAGGAGCCCGTGGGGTCTGTTCGGCGCCTACTCGGCCGCCGTCATCGCGGCGATCGTCTTCGTGGGCCTGCTGCTGAACCCGACCTTCTTCCTCGCCATCGTCGCCATCATCGTCGTCTACGCGGTGATCTTCCTCGGCTTCGCCCTCTACGGTCGCAAGCGCCTCATCCTCTCGCCCGAGGAGGAGTACGCCCTCTCCGGCGGCCTGCACCGCGACCCGCAGCGCGAGGGGTACGACACCCTCGAGTCCGAGGTGTTCGGCCACGACCCCCGCGCCTGA
- a CDS encoding gamma-glutamyl-gamma-aminobutyrate hydrolase family protein encodes MASNDSDPRPVVGLTTYLERARQGVWDVRASFLPQQYFDSVTASGGVAVLLPPQPSPEAAASAVLDGLDGLILTGGLDVQPELYGAPRHPLTDPARPDRDDWELALLRGARQRGIPVFGICRGLQLINVAAGGTLHQHLPEVLGTERFRIGGGVFADNTVVVDAGSRLAGLVGDGELSVKSYHHQGVDRVGDGLVVTARTDDGLVQAFEAPGREYLVAVQWHPEENSEDRRLFLGLVAAAAEHAVQRATRAREAVDA; translated from the coding sequence GTGGCTTCGAACGACTCTGACCCCCGGCCCGTCGTCGGGCTGACGACCTACCTCGAGCGGGCCAGGCAGGGGGTCTGGGACGTCCGGGCCAGCTTCCTGCCGCAGCAGTACTTCGATTCCGTCACCGCATCGGGGGGAGTGGCCGTGCTCCTGCCGCCGCAGCCCTCGCCGGAGGCGGCTGCGAGCGCCGTGCTGGACGGACTCGACGGGCTCATCCTCACCGGCGGACTCGACGTGCAGCCCGAGCTCTACGGTGCGCCGCGCCACCCGCTGACCGACCCCGCGCGCCCCGATCGCGACGACTGGGAGCTCGCCCTGCTGCGGGGCGCGCGCCAGCGCGGCATCCCTGTCTTCGGCATCTGCCGCGGCCTGCAGTTGATCAACGTCGCCGCGGGCGGCACGCTGCACCAGCACCTTCCCGAGGTCCTCGGCACCGAGCGTTTCCGGATCGGCGGCGGGGTCTTCGCCGACAACACCGTGGTCGTGGATGCCGGCAGCCGGCTGGCGGGGCTCGTCGGCGACGGCGAGCTGTCGGTGAAGAGCTACCACCATCAGGGCGTCGACCGCGTCGGGGACGGACTCGTGGTGACCGCGCGCACCGACGACGGGCTCGTGCAGGCGTTCGAGGCGCCGGGACGGGAGTACCTCGTGGCCGTGCAGTGGCATCCCGAGGAGAACTCCGAGGATCGGCGGCTCTTCCTCGGGCTCGTCGCCGCGGCGGCCGAGCACGCGGTGCAGCGCGCGACGCGCGCCCGCGAGGCGGTGGACGCATGA
- a CDS encoding transglutaminase family protein, producing the protein MKQYRVWHRTAYTYSDAVEDSVGQFHLTPRELPWQQVRDAAVVVSPDPGDLHRETDYFGNWSTYFHLTDPHEALSIESSSEVTVRAPEYDAAALGLPWELARPLQHPHQEGAWRAAEFSMPSPRVAQSAATAAYGAVSLEPGRPIGEAATDLMRRIHADFDYDATATTVTSTVGDALEKRAGVCQDFAHVALACLRSHGVAARYVSGYLATQPPPGKERVFGADASHAWLAVWLPGTDQWLAIDPTNDQWANDRYVTVAWGRDYGDVSPVKGIIFTEAKTSTLRVSVDVAPLPPQH; encoded by the coding sequence GTGAAGCAGTACCGCGTGTGGCATCGCACCGCCTACACCTACAGCGATGCCGTCGAAGACAGCGTCGGACAGTTCCACCTGACGCCTCGGGAGCTGCCGTGGCAGCAGGTGCGGGATGCCGCCGTGGTCGTCTCGCCCGATCCCGGCGACCTGCACCGCGAGACCGACTACTTCGGCAACTGGTCGACGTACTTCCACCTCACCGACCCGCACGAGGCCCTCTCGATCGAGTCGTCGAGCGAGGTCACCGTGCGCGCCCCCGAGTACGACGCTGCAGCGCTGGGCCTGCCGTGGGAGCTCGCGCGCCCGCTGCAGCATCCGCACCAGGAGGGCGCGTGGCGCGCGGCCGAGTTCTCGATGCCGTCGCCGCGCGTGGCGCAGTCGGCTGCGACCGCCGCATACGGCGCGGTGTCGCTCGAGCCCGGGCGCCCGATCGGCGAGGCCGCCACCGACCTCATGCGCCGGATCCACGCCGACTTCGACTACGACGCCACCGCGACCACCGTCACGAGCACCGTCGGCGATGCGCTCGAGAAGCGCGCCGGGGTGTGCCAGGACTTCGCGCACGTCGCCCTCGCATGCCTGCGCTCGCACGGTGTCGCGGCCCGGTACGTCTCGGGATACCTCGCGACGCAGCCGCCTCCCGGCAAGGAGCGCGTGTTCGGCGCCGACGCGTCCCACGCCTGGCTGGCGGTCTGGCTGCCCGGCACCGACCAGTGGCTCGCGATCGACCCCACGAACGACCAGTGGGCGAACGACCGCTACGTGACCGTGGCGTGGGGCCGCGACTACGGCGACGTCTCCCCCGTCAAGGGCATCATCTTCACCGAGGCCAAGACCTCGACCCTGCGCGTCTCGGTCGACGTCGCCCCGCTCCCCCCGCAGCACTGA
- a CDS encoding glutamine synthetase family protein, whose protein sequence is MPGTLTAAQLDAAIESGEIDTVIVAFPDAQGRLVGKRVSGRFWQDTVLPHGAEACNYLLSVDVDVNTVDGYAMSSWEKGYGDMTLVPDLTTLRRIPWQPGTALVMADLGWEGGDAVVQAPRSILDAQRARLAERGLTAFAGTELEFIVFDDGFREAWAKGYRGLRASTDYNVDYNLLATTRLEPLLRDIRRGMDGAGMYCEGVKGECNDGQQEISFRFAEVLETADNHTIYKNGAKEIADTHGKSLTFMAKFDQREGNSCHIHLSVRGVDGEPVMAGDGDHGFSPLMEHWIAGILATLREFTLLYAPTINSYKRYATGSFAPTGVAWGVDNRTCALRVVGHGASLRVENRVPGGDVNPYLAIAAIIAGGLHGIDNELPLPAALTGNAYDSDVAHLPTTLREAAALFEASEIARAAFGEDVVAHYLNQARVEVDAFDAAVTDWERIRGFERL, encoded by the coding sequence ATGCCGGGCACGCTGACGGCGGCGCAACTCGACGCCGCGATCGAATCGGGCGAGATCGACACGGTCATCGTCGCGTTCCCCGACGCGCAGGGACGCCTCGTCGGCAAGCGCGTCTCGGGCCGCTTCTGGCAGGACACCGTGCTGCCGCACGGGGCAGAGGCTTGCAACTACCTGCTCTCGGTCGACGTCGACGTGAACACCGTCGACGGCTACGCGATGTCGAGCTGGGAGAAGGGCTACGGCGACATGACGCTGGTGCCCGATCTCACGACACTGCGCCGCATCCCCTGGCAGCCCGGCACGGCACTCGTCATGGCCGATCTCGGCTGGGAGGGCGGGGATGCCGTCGTGCAGGCGCCCCGCAGCATCCTCGACGCCCAGCGGGCACGCCTCGCGGAACGGGGACTGACGGCATTCGCGGGGACGGAGCTGGAGTTCATCGTGTTCGACGACGGCTTCCGCGAGGCCTGGGCGAAGGGGTATCGGGGGCTCCGGGCCTCGACGGACTACAACGTCGACTACAACCTGCTCGCGACCACGCGGCTCGAGCCGCTGCTGCGCGACATCCGTCGGGGGATGGACGGTGCGGGCATGTACTGCGAGGGCGTCAAGGGCGAGTGCAACGACGGCCAGCAGGAGATCTCCTTCCGTTTCGCGGAGGTTCTCGAGACCGCCGACAACCACACGATCTACAAGAACGGCGCGAAGGAGATCGCCGACACCCACGGCAAGTCGCTCACGTTCATGGCGAAGTTCGATCAGCGCGAGGGCAACAGCTGCCACATTCACCTGTCGGTGCGCGGCGTCGACGGCGAGCCGGTCATGGCAGGTGATGGCGACCACGGGTTCAGCCCCCTCATGGAGCACTGGATCGCGGGCATCCTCGCGACCCTGCGCGAGTTCACCCTCTTGTACGCGCCGACGATCAACTCCTACAAGCGTTACGCCACAGGCTCGTTCGCTCCGACCGGCGTCGCGTGGGGCGTGGACAACCGCACGTGCGCTCTGCGCGTCGTCGGACACGGCGCGTCGCTGCGGGTCGAGAACCGCGTCCCCGGTGGCGACGTCAACCCCTACCTGGCGATCGCGGCCATCATCGCCGGCGGGCTGCACGGCATCGACAACGAGCTGCCGTTGCCTGCCGCCCTCACCGGGAACGCCTACGACTCCGACGTCGCCCATCTGCCCACCACGCTGCGCGAAGCGGCCGCCCTCTTCGAGGCGTCCGAGATCGCACGGGCCGCGTTCGGCGAGGACGTCGTCGCCCACTACCTGAACCAGGCGCGCGTCGAGGTCGACGCCTTCGACGCGGCCGTCACCGACTGGGAGCGCATCCGTGGCTTCGAACGACTCTGA
- a CDS encoding aldehyde dehydrogenase family protein, with protein MSVQTLVDPATGASFAEVAASSLAETDAAVARAVVAQRSWAAESPLGRASALRRFAAVVRDHVDELARLEVLEAGHPISSAEWEAEHVAQVLDYSAGAPERLSGQQIPVAGGLDVTFHEPYGVVGVIVPWNFPMTIASWGFAPALAAGNAVVLKPAELTPLTAIRLGELALEAGLPDGLFTVIPGAGPVVGQRFVTHPEVRKVVFTGSTAVGTEVAAGCARELKPVTLELGGKSANIVFADADLEVAAAAVPASVFDNAGQDCCARSRILVQRSVYDRFLGLLEPAVRDWTVGDPNDRGTQMGPLISAAHRDRVASFLDGVDVAFRGSAPTGDGFWFAPTVVLAQPGDRVAREEIFGPVVAVLPFDDEADAIRLANDTVYGLAGSIWTENLGRAVRVSRAVRSGVLSVNSHSSVRYATPFGGMKASGLGRELGPDAAEHFTQTKNVFFAT; from the coding sequence ATGAGCGTGCAGACCCTCGTCGACCCCGCCACCGGCGCGTCGTTCGCCGAGGTCGCCGCCTCGTCCCTCGCCGAGACGGATGCCGCCGTCGCGCGCGCCGTCGTCGCCCAGCGGTCGTGGGCGGCGGAATCACCGCTCGGCCGGGCCTCGGCGCTCCGCCGGTTCGCCGCGGTCGTGCGCGACCACGTCGACGAGCTCGCGCGGCTGGAGGTGCTCGAGGCGGGGCATCCGATCTCGTCCGCCGAATGGGAGGCGGAGCACGTCGCACAGGTGCTCGACTACTCCGCTGGGGCCCCGGAGCGGCTGAGCGGGCAGCAGATCCCCGTGGCCGGTGGCCTCGACGTCACCTTCCACGAGCCGTACGGCGTGGTCGGTGTCATCGTGCCCTGGAACTTCCCCATGACGATCGCCTCGTGGGGCTTCGCTCCCGCGCTCGCCGCCGGCAACGCCGTCGTGCTGAAGCCGGCCGAGCTCACGCCGTTGACGGCCATCCGGCTCGGCGAGCTCGCTCTCGAGGCGGGCCTGCCGGACGGGCTCTTCACGGTCATCCCCGGTGCCGGTCCGGTCGTCGGGCAGCGCTTCGTGACCCATCCCGAGGTCCGCAAGGTCGTCTTCACCGGGTCGACCGCGGTCGGCACCGAGGTCGCGGCCGGATGCGCCCGCGAGCTCAAGCCCGTCACCCTCGAGCTCGGCGGCAAGAGCGCCAACATCGTCTTCGCCGACGCCGACCTCGAGGTCGCGGCGGCCGCGGTGCCCGCCTCGGTGTTCGACAACGCCGGCCAGGACTGCTGTGCGCGCAGCCGCATCCTCGTCCAGCGCTCGGTGTACGACCGGTTCCTCGGTCTCCTGGAGCCCGCGGTGAGGGACTGGACCGTGGGAGACCCGAACGACCGCGGCACACAGATGGGGCCGCTCATCTCGGCCGCGCACCGCGACCGCGTCGCCTCGTTCCTCGACGGCGTCGACGTGGCCTTCCGCGGCTCCGCTCCCACCGGAGACGGCTTCTGGTTCGCCCCGACGGTGGTGCTCGCCCAGCCCGGCGACCGCGTCGCGCGCGAGGAGATCTTCGGTCCGGTCGTGGCCGTGCTGCCCTTCGACGACGAGGCCGATGCGATCCGGCTCGCCAACGACACCGTGTACGGCCTGGCGGGCTCGATCTGGACTGAGAACCTCGGCCGCGCCGTGCGCGTCTCCCGAGCCGTCCGCAGTGGCGTCCTCTCGGTGAACTCGCATTCCTCGGTGCGGTACGCCACCCCGTTCGGCGGCATGAAGGCTTCGGGTCTCGGACGCGAGCTGGGCCCCGACGCCGCCGAGCACTTCACCCAGACGAAGAACGTCTTCTTCGCCACCTGA
- a CDS encoding circularly permuted type 2 ATP-grasp protein: MSVLRDYAAAVSQPTLPLASLPSDGIDPARYDEVVDAEGGLRPAWQSLAGLALALTPTELGRVEGEITRFLADDGVTYVRPDTGAQPWQLDPVPLVVDAASWARLEIGLAQRAEVLNAVLTDLYGPQTLLSSGIVPAAAVLGHSGFLRPVARETGADRHPLLLSGTDLGRDADGEWRVLADRVQAPSGLGFAMENRRVISQVLPDLYQQSDPHRMEPYFSALHATLVASAPEGVDEPRIVVLTPGPHSETAFDQAFLARGLGLPLVQGSDLVVRRGRVWMKPTGWPRREPTEQVDVILRRVDAEWCDPLELRSDSRLGVAGLTEAVRRGAVRLVNGLGSGVLENPALLPYLPAACEALLGEQLRLPGVPTWWCGDDEARATVLARVRAGDPGLFVRSIDGSRRELAGMDADDVAARIAAAPHRYVGQEVLPLSQAPVWSGDGARARALIFRAFTLRHGSSYRPLLGGLATVREHPDATPTTKDVWVLKAAEGDADQGLTEIAPLPGGRSAPSVAPRALEDMFWSGRYAERAEDLLRLIITAQQQIDLAGAGRATHTSARVLRDGIHRLAGPGDAADADADFRSLLLDPARAGSTAHAIARLRDALEGVRDQLSGDTWRVFAGIERASRALRASPHAHRTAESAGRMLTVILSLQGVTANMMRDAGWHLIEAGRFVERALQVCHLLQVAVARHETRTERAVLEGVLAASESIVTHRRRYRGAVRLGDVLDLLLRDRENPRSVAFALVELRTHLAAAPASTGSTRPERLLEDLQSLVDGIDADGLTTASDGIRTSLADLLLELTAQLEQLGEAVHELHFESGPPPVALSSLSLIEELMEARA, from the coding sequence GTGAGCGTGCTCCGCGACTACGCAGCCGCAGTGTCCCAGCCGACACTGCCCTTGGCGTCGCTTCCGTCCGACGGGATCGACCCCGCACGGTACGACGAGGTCGTCGATGCCGAGGGAGGGCTGCGGCCGGCATGGCAGTCGCTCGCAGGGCTCGCGCTCGCGTTGACGCCGACCGAGCTCGGCCGTGTCGAGGGTGAGATCACCCGCTTCCTCGCCGACGACGGTGTCACCTACGTGCGCCCCGACACCGGCGCCCAGCCGTGGCAGCTCGATCCCGTCCCCCTCGTGGTGGATGCGGCGAGCTGGGCGCGGCTCGAGATCGGGCTGGCCCAGCGCGCCGAGGTCCTCAACGCGGTGCTCACCGACCTCTACGGCCCGCAGACGCTGCTGTCGTCGGGCATCGTGCCGGCGGCGGCCGTCCTGGGGCACTCCGGGTTCCTGCGTCCCGTCGCCCGCGAGACCGGCGCCGACCGGCATCCGCTCCTGCTGTCGGGAACCGACCTGGGCCGGGACGCCGACGGCGAATGGCGTGTGCTCGCCGACCGGGTGCAGGCGCCCTCGGGTCTGGGGTTCGCCATGGAGAACCGCCGGGTCATCTCGCAGGTGCTGCCCGACCTGTACCAGCAGAGCGATCCCCACCGCATGGAGCCGTACTTCTCGGCGCTGCACGCGACGCTCGTCGCGTCGGCACCCGAGGGGGTCGACGAGCCCCGCATCGTGGTGCTGACGCCCGGGCCGCATTCCGAGACCGCGTTCGATCAGGCCTTCCTCGCGCGGGGCCTGGGCCTCCCGCTCGTGCAGGGCAGCGACCTCGTCGTGCGCCGAGGACGTGTGTGGATGAAGCCGACCGGGTGGCCGCGCCGCGAGCCCACCGAACAGGTCGACGTGATCCTCCGCCGCGTCGACGCCGAGTGGTGCGACCCGCTGGAGCTGCGCTCGGACTCGCGCCTCGGGGTCGCCGGCCTCACCGAGGCGGTGCGGCGGGGCGCGGTGCGCCTCGTGAACGGCCTCGGTTCGGGCGTGCTCGAGAACCCCGCGCTGCTCCCCTACCTTCCGGCCGCGTGCGAGGCCCTGCTCGGCGAGCAGCTGCGCCTGCCGGGCGTGCCCACGTGGTGGTGCGGCGACGACGAGGCGCGCGCGACGGTGCTGGCGCGCGTCCGCGCCGGCGACCCCGGACTGTTCGTGCGTTCGATCGACGGCTCGCGGCGCGAGCTGGCCGGGATGGATGCCGACGACGTCGCCGCCCGCATCGCCGCCGCTCCCCACCGGTACGTCGGCCAGGAGGTGCTGCCCCTCTCGCAGGCCCCGGTGTGGTCGGGCGACGGTGCACGCGCGCGGGCCCTCATCTTCCGCGCCTTCACGCTGCGGCACGGCTCGTCGTACCGCCCCCTGCTCGGCGGGCTCGCCACGGTGCGCGAACACCCCGACGCCACCCCGACGACCAAGGACGTCTGGGTGCTGAAGGCGGCTGAGGGCGACGCCGACCAGGGCCTCACCGAGATCGCACCGCTGCCGGGCGGCCGGAGCGCCCCGAGCGTCGCACCGCGGGCGCTCGAGGACATGTTCTGGTCAGGGCGCTACGCCGAGCGCGCCGAGGATCTGCTGCGCCTCATCATCACCGCCCAGCAGCAGATCGACCTCGCCGGCGCAGGCCGGGCGACCCACACCAGCGCTCGGGTGCTGCGCGACGGCATCCACCGTCTGGCCGGCCCCGGCGACGCAGCCGATGCCGACGCGGACTTCCGCTCGCTGCTGCTCGACCCCGCGCGCGCCGGGTCGACGGCGCACGCGATCGCCCGCCTGCGCGACGCCCTCGAAGGCGTGCGAGATCAGCTCTCGGGCGACACGTGGCGCGTGTTCGCGGGCATCGAGCGGGCCTCGCGTGCGCTGCGGGCCTCGCCGCACGCGCACCGCACGGCGGAGTCGGCCGGGCGCATGCTCACCGTCATCCTGTCGCTGCAGGGTGTGACGGCGAACATGATGCGCGACGCGGGGTGGCACCTCATCGAGGCCGGCCGCTTCGTCGAGCGCGCCCTGCAGGTCTGCCACCTGCTACAGGTGGCGGTCGCCCGCCATGAGACGCGCACCGAACGCGCGGTGCTCGAGGGCGTGCTGGCGGCGTCGGAGAGCATCGTCACCCACCGCCGGCGCTACCGGGGCGCGGTCCGCCTGGGCGACGTCCTCGACCTGCTGCTGCGAGACCGCGAGAACCCCCGTTCGGTGGCCTTCGCCCTCGTCGAGCTCCGCACGCATCTGGCCGCCGCCCCCGCGTCGACGGGGTCGACCCGTCCCGAGCGGCTTCTCGAAGATCTGCAATCCCTCGTCGACGGCATCGACGCCGACGGCCTGACCACCGCATCCGACGGCATCCGCACCTCGCTCGCCGACCTGCTGCTCGAGCTGACGGCGCAGCTGGAGCAGCTCGGCGAGGCTGTGCACGAGCTGCACTTCGAGAGCGGTCCGCCGCCGGTGGCGCTGTCGTCGCTCTCCCTCATCGAGGAGCTCATGGAGGCCCGCGCGTGA
- a CDS encoding FadR/GntR family transcriptional regulator: MTETALPDLRRTVFRPVRGGNALEDTIARIVQTVRLGVVAPGESLPSERDLAARYEVSRDTVRQAIGELADAGYLERRRGRYGGTFVADPVPVPARMSVTVAELDDVLGMRRVLEAGAARAAASRPLTDAQRETLAARHAAAATASVTEYRRLDTLLHLTIAEFAGIPSLLALLSENRAHVNAWLDSFPLLARSIEHSDLQHDRIVAAVAAGRPEAAEAAVLEHLAGSESLLRGFLT, from the coding sequence GTGACCGAGACAGCGCTGCCCGACCTGCGACGCACCGTGTTCCGACCGGTGCGCGGTGGCAACGCCCTCGAGGACACGATCGCTCGGATCGTGCAGACCGTGCGGCTCGGGGTCGTCGCCCCCGGCGAGTCGCTGCCGTCCGAACGCGACCTCGCCGCGCGGTACGAGGTCAGCCGTGACACCGTGCGCCAGGCGATCGGCGAGCTCGCGGATGCGGGATACCTGGAGCGACGCCGGGGACGTTACGGCGGCACGTTCGTGGCCGACCCGGTGCCGGTGCCGGCCCGGATGAGCGTCACGGTCGCCGAGCTCGACGACGTCCTGGGGATGCGGCGAGTGCTCGAGGCGGGAGCGGCACGCGCGGCGGCATCCCGCCCCCTGACCGACGCCCAGCGAGAGACGCTCGCCGCGCGCCACGCCGCCGCGGCGACGGCCTCGGTGACCGAGTACCGCCGGCTCGACACGCTCCTGCATCTCACGATCGCCGAGTTCGCCGGCATCCCGTCGCTCCTCGCGCTCCTGAGCGAGAACCGCGCGCACGTCAACGCGTGGCTCGACTCATTCCCCCTGCTGGCGCGGTCGATCGAGCACTCCGACCTGCAGCACGATCGGATCGTCGCCGCTGTCGCGGCCGGTCGGCCCGAGGCGGCCGAGGCGGCGGTGCTCGAGCACCTCGCCGGTTCGGAGTCGCTGCTCCGCGGCTTCCTCACCTGA
- a CDS encoding 3-oxoacyl-ACP reductase, whose product MDLTARLRDRVAIITGGASGIGLASARRFAAEGARVVIADVDPAAGQRAADEVGGVFRAVDVADEASVDALFDGVAAELGSVDIAFNNAGISPADDDSIETTELPAWEWVQDVNLKSVYLCSRAALRHMVPAGRGSIINTASFVALLGSATSQISYTASKGGVLAMTRELGVQFARQGIRVNALCPGPVNTPLLQELFAKDPERAQRRLVHVPMGRFADPAELAAAVAFLASDDASFITATAFVVDGGITNAYVTPL is encoded by the coding sequence ATGGACCTCACCGCACGCCTGCGCGACCGCGTCGCCATCATCACCGGCGGCGCCAGCGGCATCGGCCTCGCCAGCGCGCGCCGGTTCGCGGCCGAGGGCGCTCGCGTCGTGATCGCCGACGTCGATCCGGCAGCCGGGCAGCGGGCAGCCGACGAGGTGGGCGGCGTGTTCCGCGCGGTCGACGTCGCCGACGAGGCTTCCGTCGACGCGCTCTTCGACGGTGTCGCCGCCGAGCTCGGGTCGGTCGACATCGCCTTCAACAACGCCGGCATCTCGCCCGCCGACGACGACTCGATCGAGACGACCGAGCTGCCGGCGTGGGAGTGGGTGCAGGACGTCAACCTCAAGAGCGTGTACCTCTGCTCGCGGGCCGCGCTGCGCCACATGGTGCCGGCGGGGCGCGGGTCGATCATCAACACCGCGTCGTTCGTCGCCCTCCTCGGCTCGGCGACCTCGCAGATCTCGTACACCGCCTCGAAGGGCGGCGTGCTCGCCATGACCCGCGAGCTGGGCGTGCAGTTCGCCCGGCAGGGCATCCGCGTGAACGCCCTCTGCCCGGGCCCGGTGAACACCCCGCTGCTGCAGGAGCTGTTCGCGAAGGACCCCGAGCGCGCCCAGCGCCGACTCGTGCACGTGCCCATGGGCCGCTTCGCCGATCCTGCCGAGCTCGCCGCCGCGGTGGCCTTCCTCGCCTCCGACGACGCCTCGTTCATCACCGCGACGGCGTTCGTCGTCGACGGTGGCATCACCAACGCCTACGTCACGCCGCTGTGA